The Deltaproteobacteria bacterium genomic interval AGTAGCGGCGAAGTGGTTCGTGTCCACGCCGATGCCGTGCATGCGACAGAGCCGCTCGCGCGCGACGATGCGGTGGTCCACGGCGGCCCTCGCGTCCTCCTCGTTGATCACGATGACGGCGTCGCTCCGCTGAGCGGCGAGCCGTTCGAGGATTGCGTAGGTCCAGTTGGCGAGGTGCGTGCCCTGAGGGTGAAAATGAAAGCCGTGGGCGGTATAGAGCATGCGCGTCCGCGCCGGACGTGGCGCCAGCCGCGCGAGAAAGCTGGCGGTGGGAGTGTGACAGTGCACGAGGTGATAGTGCTCCTCGCGAAGCAGCGCGGCGAGCGCCCGGAGAGCGCGTAGGTTGTTGAGCTTGAGCGGCGAGCGCGTGAAGGGGAGGTCGTGCAGGGCGTCCAGCTCGCGTGCGAGAGAGCTGCCATGCCGCGTCAGGCAGGTCGCCGCCTCCACGCGAAACCCGCGCTGCCTGAGGTCCCGCACGTAGGGCAGGAGGAAGCTGACGAGTGTCGTATCTACGGTCGTGACGAAGAGGACTTTGGGCGGCGTCATGGGTCTTTCGTCATCCTCGGGCGGTGGAGACCTGTCGAAGCAGGCTCACGATACGGTCCGCAACGGACTTCCAGGTGAAAGCGCTGGCCCAGCGTCGCCCGTTGTCTGCGCGGCGCGCGAGCTGCGCGTCGTCGTCGAAGGCGCTGGCGATGGCTGCGGTCCAGGCGTCGACCTCCGTCGGCGGTGCATACACCGCAGATGGGCCTCCGACTTCGCGGAGTACCGGGATGTCGCTCAGGATGGTCGGCAGGCCCGCTGCCTGCGCCTCGAGGGCGGGAAGGCCGAGACCCTCGTCGAGCGTGGGGAAGGCGAAGAGATCCGCTAGGCCGTGGAGGGCGACGGCTTCGTTGGCCGGGAGGAACCCGGTGAAGTGGATGCGCGAGCGCACCTCGTCGGACAGCGGGGCGAGCAGGCGCTGCTCGGCCCGGGGCTCGCGCGGCCCGGGAATCACGAGGTGTGTCTGCCTCCGCAGCGCCCGAGGTAGGCGGGCGAAGGCTCGAACGAGCGTAGTGACATTCTTGCGCGGATTGGTTCCACCCGAGCCAAGGAGGAGGCGGTCCGACGCGGGAAGGCCGAGCCGCTGCCGGAGCGCCTGGGCGGTCTCCGGTGGCGGGGGGCGAAAGAAGCTCGGGTCCACCCCCGAGAGGGTGGCGGCGCAGGGGAGCTGTCGCGGCACTTCGAAGCGGGTGAGAAGCTCCTCGCGCACGGTTTCCGTCAGAGTAGCCACTGCGCAGGTATTCAACAGCGACGACTGGAATCGCAAATGGTAGGAAAGAAGCTGAGCCCGGCTGTAGCCCTGGGGGGCTCGCAGCCAGCAGAAGTCCACCACCGTGAAGGCCGCGGGTCGTGGAGGCGCGAGCGGCAGGTAGATGGTCGGGCTGTACGAGACGTCGATGCCGGCGCGTCGCTCGTAGGCGGGAAGGCCGTAGAGTTCCACCCAGAGGCGGCCGGGGAGGGTGCGCGCCTCGGGGATCTCCACGTACTTGCAGCGGTCCCATTGAGGTAGCGGCAGTGCGTCGCGAAGGCCCGGGCGCAGGAAGACGACCCATTCATCGTCGCCGTCGAGGTCGCGCAGGCCCTGGAGGGTGCCGAGCATCTGGGTGCGCATGCCCGTCGACCGCGGCACGAGCAGCAGGGCGTTGAATGAGTACCTCATGGTCTCGCGCCTCCGGGGATCGTCGCGCGGTTCATCGCGGCGCGGCGTTTCGCCAGGGCTGCTAGGTAGAGCCCCTCCATCCCCTCGGCAAATCGGCGCCAGGTGTAGGTGGTGGCCGCCAGGTCGTGGGCGGCAACGGCGAGCAGCCGTCGCTCAACAGGGTTGTGGAGAAGCTCGAGGACCGCCGCGGCGAAGGTGGCGGGGGTGTCCGCGACACGCAGGTGCCGGCCGGGTCGAGCGGCGATGCCCTCCGCACCGACAGAGGTGGTGACGAGGGGTACGCCTTCGGCCAACGCTTCGAGGGCGCGCGTCTTCAGACCGGCGCCGGAGAGGAGGGGACAGACGCAGAGCAAGGTGCGTCTGAGCTCCGTTCCGAGATCCTCGACGTAGCCGACGAGCTTCACGCCGACCGTGCGAGCGGCGAGATGCGCGAGCTTCGCGGGCGGCGCGTGACCGAGGAGACGGAGCTCGAGCTGGGGCTCCGCGGCGCGCACCCGCGGCCAGACCTTGCCCAGGAACCAGCTGATCCCGTCCAGGGTGTAGGGATTGCTGAGCTGCCCCGCGAGGGAGATCGCGTGGTCGGGGGCGCGCTCGGCTTCGTCGGGAATGTGCGGGGGCACACGCACGCCAATCGGCACGACGGCCACGTCGGCTCCGGGGCTCAGGCTCTCGAGGAACCGTGCTTCGGGAGCCGAGACGACGTGACACTTCGTGAACCGTGGGTACTCGCGCAGTTCGAGCCAGGCGAACTTGGAGGCCTGTGCGAGGTAGTAGGCGCGGCGGCCGAGGTTCGGCGCGCGACGGGCGCCGCTCAGGAGGAGCCGCGTGAAGGAGTCGCTGGGCGAGATCACGGTGGCCTCCGAACCGGTCAAGCAGCTCCTGAGCTCGCTCATGTTGATGTCGAGGTGGACGAGATCCATCGGGGTGCGGCGCACGAGCTCGCGGAGCTCATCGCGCGCGGCCGCGACGCGGTATTTGCGCAAGGTGTGCGGTCGTACTCCGAGCGCGGCGTGCGCGATCGCCGGAGCGCGCCACGGGTCACGGGTCCAGGGCGTGATCCGCGCGCTGCTGCAGCCGTGGTCGAGGGCCCAGGTGACGGCCTCTGCCGCCCGTGACTCCTCGGGTGCACAGAAGCTACGCAGGTGAATCTCGTGGCGCTGGGCGAGTCCCGCGATGAGGTGCGCCACCTTCAGCCGGGTGGCGTTCGCGTGTGGGAAGGGCGGCTCAGGCGATGCGATCACGAGGCGCATGGGGGTCTCCACATCACGGGCTTGCGCAGCACGACGAAGTGGATTTGCACCACGAGGTCGTCGGGATCGCGCGCGGGGTGGCGCCGGCAGAGCTCCCGCACGCCCTCCGGGAAGGCGCGCCGAAAGGCGAGCGCTTCGGAGGAGAGTCCAAGGCGGAGCTCGAGCATCTCGAGACCGAGCTCCTCGTAGAGCGCGAGGTAGCCACGCGTGTCGATCCGGCTGAAGAGATCCAGGGCGACGTAGCGCGGCCCCGTCTGTGCGTCCTCCTCAGGCCGGAGGTGTGCTTGCACGTAGCGGGCGTATTCTGGGGCCGTGGCTGCGAGGTGCTGATAGCCGTAGGCCAGGCCGCCGCGGCCCGAGAAGTGGTCCCCGCCGAAACAGCTCCACAGCGGCCCGTACGCGGCGTAGATGTGACCTCCCGGGCGGAGCACGCGGCAAGCCTCGAGGAGCACGCCGCGCAGGTCGCGGCAGTGCTCGAAGACCGAGTCGCTGACGACGCCATCGACGCTCTCCGCGGCGAGCGGCAGCGCGCCGAGGTCGGCTTGGGCAAAGGAGACCTCGGGGGTGACGATGGGCCAATTTGCGAGCCAGCCCTGGATTTCTCCCCACGAGGTGCGGAACGAGACGCCGTCGACGCCGATCAGGCTTCGAGGTCCGAGCCAGAGCCACGTGAGGAGGTCCCACCCGCTCCCGGTGCCGAGCACAAGCAACCGCTTGCCGCGCGGCTGCAGGTAGCGCGCGGCCCAGGTTCGTCGGGCTTCGAGCGGAAAGCCGCGCTGCGTGTAGACGCGACCGAGCCGGGGGAGCGCGAGGGTGCGCGCCGAGAGGAAGCGTCGCGCGTGGACATCGAGGAGGGGCGCGCCGACGGCGTAGGCTAGCCGCTTGTAGAGCGGCGAGTGCCAGCGCACGAGCTCGGAGCTCCAGTGACGCGTGGCGGAGGAGAGATCCATGCCCGCGTCCTCGTTGCGACGTGGATCATCCATGACTGCGGGGCGCCTCCTCGAGCTTGCCTGGCCAAGGCGCTCCCTGGGCTCGATGACGCGCGGGACTGCCCCGGAGCCAGGTGCGAAGCACGAGCTCGGGGATCACCACCGAAGCGAAGAGCGTCAACGGCCAGAGGATCCACCGGTCGAGCACTCCGTCTGGGGCCACGTGGGCCAGCCAGAAGAGGGACATCGCCTGCCCGACGGGAAGCGTGGTGAAGCGAAAGCGCCCGATGGCCGCCCAGGCGACCCAGACCGAGAAGACGAAGAGGGCCATGCCAAGGATGACCAGCGGCTCACCGCCTACGAGGTAGAACCAGCCGGGCAGCGAAGCGGCCGAGTTGTGTGGTGCATCGCGAGGGAAGCCGAGGACCTCGACGGTGAGCACGCGCGTGGGTTCGGCGCCGTGGAGGAAGACGTTGTGCAGTCCGATGGGCTCGGGCTTGACCCAAACGAGGATCATCAGAGAGTAGATGTTTCCGATACGCCGAATCATGTTCTCGAGACCGTTGAGGAGGGTGTTGCTCATCGTGTCCTCGCGCCCTTCACCGAGCGCGTCAAAGCCGTGGGAAAGCGCGAAGCCGACGCCTTCGCCGGGAAAGTCGGCGCGAGCGACCCGATAGGCGGTGAAGAACGGCCAAAGGAGGCCGGAGATGAGCACGAAGCCCAGGACGGGCAGCAGCCGACGGGCGTGCAGCCGGCGCGAGGTCAGATCGAGGATGAAGAGGAGAGTGATGAAGGAGAGCAGGGTGCCGCGGCTGGCGCGGAGGAGCGCCGTCGCCGCGCCGTGGACGATCATCGCGATGCGGCCGAGCGTGCCGCGCGATTTGGCCCCCGCCTCTTCGCTCAGCCAGATGGCCGTGAGGAGCAGGGCCGGAAGGACGAAGGCGTGCAGGTAGTGCAGGAGCCCCGAGAGATGGAAGGGCAAATAGACGCTCTCGCGGCCCGCTACGGAGACGCCAAAAACGTGCATGGTGAGCCCCGTGAAAACGGCGCCAGGGGGGACGACGAAGAGCAACACCCGGGCGAGGCTCGCGCGCTCCCGGTGCGGCGGCGGGGTCTTTGGTAGCGGCGCGTCACCGCAGCGCGGTGGGAAGAGAAAGAGTGCCGCCGGGACCGCGATCGCGAAGGCCAAGAAGGAAAGGCCGAGCAAGCGGTAGACCTCCAGGAGCACGGCCTGATTTCTCGCTGCTCGCTCCGTGTCCCAATGGATCTCGACGCTGATAGTCTCCGGGACGAGGGCGGACCAGTAGAACTGCACGTAGTAGCCGACGACGAAGAGGCCAAGGAGCGCGACCAGTGGCAGGCATTGCCGTGGCCAGTGGCGCACGTGCAGGACGATGCTCCCGGCGCTCATCGCCGCCAGGAGCATCCAGAAGAGGTAGTCGAAGGCGTGGTCGCGGAAGAGATGCTCTGTGAGAAGGTAGCCCCCGAACATCGTCGCGGGAGCCAGCCAGAGCCAAGGGCTC includes:
- a CDS encoding class I SAM-dependent methyltransferase gives rise to the protein MDDPRRNEDAGMDLSSATRHWSSELVRWHSPLYKRLAYAVGAPLLDVHARRFLSARTLALPRLGRVYTQRGFPLEARRTWAARYLQPRGKRLLVLGTGSGWDLLTWLWLGPRSLIGVDGVSFRTSWGEIQGWLANWPIVTPEVSFAQADLGALPLAAESVDGVVSDSVFEHCRDLRGVLLEACRVLRPGGHIYAAYGPLWSCFGGDHFSGRGGLAYGYQHLAATAPEYARYVQAHLRPEEDAQTGPRYVALDLFSRIDTRGYLALYEELGLEMLELRLGLSSEALAFRRAFPEGVRELCRRHPARDPDDLVVQIHFVVLRKPVMWRPPCAS
- a CDS encoding glycosyltransferase, encoding MRLVIASPEPPFPHANATRLKVAHLIAGLAQRHEIHLRSFCAPEESRAAEAVTWALDHGCSSARITPWTRDPWRAPAIAHAALGVRPHTLRKYRVAAARDELRELVRRTPMDLVHLDINMSELRSCLTGSEATVISPSDSFTRLLLSGARRAPNLGRRAYYLAQASKFAWLELREYPRFTKCHVVSAPEARFLESLSPGADVAVVPIGVRVPPHIPDEAERAPDHAISLAGQLSNPYTLDGISWFLGKVWPRVRAAEPQLELRLLGHAPPAKLAHLAARTVGVKLVGYVEDLGTELRRTLLCVCPLLSGAGLKTRALEALAEGVPLVTTSVGAEGIAARPGRHLRVADTPATFAAAVLELLHNPVERRLLAVAAHDLAATTYTWRRFAEGMEGLYLAALAKRRAAMNRATIPGGARP
- a CDS encoding glycosyltransferase family 4 protein; translated protein: MRYSFNALLLVPRSTGMRTQMLGTLQGLRDLDGDDEWVVFLRPGLRDALPLPQWDRCKYVEIPEARTLPGRLWVELYGLPAYERRAGIDVSYSPTIYLPLAPPRPAAFTVVDFCWLRAPQGYSRAQLLSYHLRFQSSLLNTCAVATLTETVREELLTRFEVPRQLPCAATLSGVDPSFFRPPPPETAQALRQRLGLPASDRLLLGSGGTNPRKNVTTLVRAFARLPRALRRQTHLVIPGPREPRAEQRLLAPLSDEVRSRIHFTGFLPANEAVALHGLADLFAFPTLDEGLGLPALEAQAAGLPTILSDIPVLREVGGPSAVYAPPTEVDAWTAAIASAFDDDAQLARRADNGRRWASAFTWKSVADRIVSLLRQVSTARG